A single genomic interval of Mycolicibacterium sp. MU0053 harbors:
- a CDS encoding tetratricopeptide repeat protein — protein sequence MVENRHGDEQRPARGTQGGAARGGQRRGQRPNVPGRSGPDRARRAQPQTGAGGRPDRGGDRTPGPAIPADVDAKQLAPDVRRELTTLDRTTADTIARHLVAAGNLIDEDPEAALAHAQAARTRSGRIAAIREAVGIAAYRCGDWAQALAELRAARRMGSKSMLLPLIADCERGVGRPERALELARGPEAAALVGDDADEMRIVTAGARADLGQLEQALAVLASPAPDPSRTGQTPARLFYAYAEALLALGRTDEALQWFLHSGRADIDGVTDAEERVSELA from the coding sequence GTGGTCGAGAATCGGCACGGCGACGAACAACGCCCCGCTCGTGGCACCCAGGGCGGCGCCGCGCGTGGCGGACAACGTCGCGGGCAGCGCCCGAATGTCCCGGGCCGCTCGGGACCCGACCGGGCCCGTCGGGCGCAACCCCAGACAGGTGCCGGCGGCCGACCGGACCGCGGCGGGGACCGAACACCCGGTCCGGCGATCCCGGCCGATGTCGACGCCAAACAGCTGGCGCCCGACGTGCGGCGGGAACTGACCACGCTGGATCGCACCACGGCCGATACGATCGCCCGCCATCTGGTCGCGGCCGGCAACCTGATCGACGAGGACCCCGAAGCCGCGCTAGCGCATGCGCAGGCGGCGCGGACGCGCTCGGGGCGGATCGCCGCGATTCGCGAAGCCGTCGGGATCGCGGCCTATCGGTGCGGCGACTGGGCTCAGGCGCTGGCCGAGCTCCGGGCCGCCCGCCGGATGGGCAGCAAGTCGATGCTGCTGCCGCTGATCGCCGATTGCGAACGGGGAGTGGGCCGGCCGGAGCGTGCGCTCGAGCTCGCCCGCGGCCCGGAGGCGGCCGCGCTGGTCGGTGACGACGCCGACGAGATGCGCATCGTGACCGCCGGCGCCCGCGCCGATCTCGGCCAACTGGAGCAGGCTTTGGCCGTGCTGGCATCGCCGGCCCCGGACCCCTCCCGAACCGGCCAGACCCCGGCGCGGCTGTTCTACGCCTACGCCGAGGCGCTGCTGGCGCTCGGCCGCACCGATGAGGCGCTGCAGTGGTTCCTGCATTCCGGCCGCGCCGACATCGACGGCGTCACCGACGCCGAAGAGCGGGTCAGCGAGCTGGCCTGA
- a CDS encoding HAD-IIA family hydrolase, producing MSTLAQLHDCLLLDLDGTVFRGHAPTDGAVEALAAVTARQLFVTNNASRSAEDVAAHLRELGFAAVGADVVTSAQSAAGLLAEKLPGGAHVLVVGTEALADEVSAVGLVPVRMFADDPVAVVQGHSVDTGWAQLAEAALAVRAGALWVAANVDKTLPSERGLLPGNGSMVAALQTATDAVPLVAGKPAPTLMTDALSRGRFHAPLVVGDRLDTDIAGANAASLPSLMVLTGVSTAREAVHAVPEQRPTHIAATLTGLHAEAERLAVAAQPGWRVTHDGPVVRVEALGPDVDGDGLAVVRATAHAIWASGLEQVTIEAADDIAEAALRRWSLLDSAID from the coding sequence ATGAGTACGCTGGCACAACTTCACGACTGTCTGCTGCTCGACCTCGACGGCACAGTGTTCCGGGGGCACGCTCCCACCGACGGGGCCGTCGAAGCGCTGGCCGCTGTCACCGCACGCCAGTTGTTCGTGACCAACAACGCCTCGCGCAGCGCCGAGGATGTCGCGGCGCACCTGCGTGAGCTGGGCTTCGCGGCGGTCGGCGCCGACGTGGTGACCAGCGCGCAGAGCGCCGCGGGTCTGCTCGCCGAAAAGCTCCCCGGCGGAGCGCACGTGCTGGTGGTCGGCACCGAGGCGTTGGCCGACGAGGTCAGCGCCGTGGGCCTGGTTCCGGTGCGGATGTTCGCCGACGACCCGGTTGCCGTGGTGCAGGGACACTCGGTGGACACCGGTTGGGCGCAGTTGGCCGAGGCGGCCCTGGCCGTCCGGGCCGGCGCACTGTGGGTCGCCGCCAACGTGGACAAGACGTTGCCGTCGGAGCGCGGCCTGCTGCCGGGCAACGGTTCCATGGTGGCAGCGCTGCAAACCGCGACCGACGCCGTTCCGCTGGTGGCCGGCAAGCCCGCCCCCACGCTGATGACGGATGCGTTGTCGCGCGGGCGTTTTCACGCCCCGTTGGTGGTCGGGGACAGGTTGGACACCGACATCGCCGGCGCGAACGCCGCCAGCCTGCCCAGCCTGATGGTGCTCACCGGGGTCAGCACGGCGCGCGAGGCGGTGCACGCGGTGCCCGAGCAGCGACCGACCCACATCGCGGCCACCCTCACCGGTTTGCATGCCGAGGCAGAGCGGTTGGCGGTGGCGGCGCAACCGGGCTGGCGGGTCACCCACGACGGCCCGGTCGTGCGGGTCGAGGCGCTGGGGCCCGACGTCGACGGTGACGGGCTGGCCGTGGTCCGGGCGACCGCGCATGCGATCTGGGCGAGCGGCCTCGAGCAGGTCACCATCGAGGCGGCGGACGACATCGCCGAGGCGGCACTGCGGCGCTGGTCCCTCTTGGACTCGGCGATCGACTAG
- a CDS encoding TlyA family RNA methyltransferase has product MARRMRVDAELVRRGLARSRQQAAELIDAGRVSIDGMPASKPATAVSADAALKVADDGERSWVSRGAHKLIGALDAFGIDVAGRRCLDAGASTGGFTEVLLDRGAREVVAVDVGYGQLAWSLRSDERVVVVERTNVRELTAEAIGGEVGLVVADLSFISLSTVLPALAACASQDADIVPMVKPQFEVGKGQVGAGGVVQDPALRTAAVLSVARRAADLNWYTMAATASPLPGPSGNVEYFLWLTSDREHALHDQQLEAAIARSVDEGPQ; this is encoded by the coding sequence GTGGCGCGGCGTATGCGAGTGGACGCTGAGCTGGTCCGGCGGGGACTGGCGCGGTCTCGGCAACAAGCCGCGGAGCTGATCGACGCCGGGCGGGTCAGCATCGACGGCATGCCCGCCTCCAAACCCGCCACCGCGGTCTCGGCCGACGCCGCGCTCAAGGTCGCCGACGACGGCGAACGGTCCTGGGTGTCGCGCGGGGCGCACAAGCTGATCGGCGCGCTCGACGCGTTCGGAATCGATGTCGCGGGCCGGCGGTGCCTGGACGCCGGGGCGTCCACCGGCGGTTTCACCGAGGTGCTGCTGGACCGCGGCGCCCGCGAAGTGGTGGCCGTCGACGTCGGCTACGGGCAGCTGGCGTGGTCGCTGCGCTCGGATGAACGGGTCGTCGTCGTGGAGCGCACCAACGTGCGGGAGTTGACCGCCGAGGCCATCGGCGGCGAGGTGGGACTCGTCGTGGCGGATCTGTCCTTCATCTCGTTGTCCACGGTGTTACCCGCACTGGCCGCGTGCGCGTCTCAGGACGCCGATATCGTTCCTATGGTGAAGCCACAGTTCGAGGTCGGAAAGGGCCAGGTCGGTGCGGGTGGGGTGGTTCAGGATCCCGCGCTGCGCACCGCCGCGGTGCTGTCGGTCGCGCGGCGGGCCGCCGACTTGAACTGGTACACCATGGCGGCGACGGCCAGTCCACTTCCGGGCCCGTCCGGCAACGTGGAGTACTTCCTGTGGCTGACGTCCGACCGCGAGCACGCGCTGCACGATCAGCAGCTGGAAGCCGCCATCGCGCGGTCGGTCGACGAAGGGCCGCAATGA
- a CDS encoding NAD kinase, whose amino-acid sequence MTSARTVLLVVHTGRERATEVARHVEKVLGDNDIALRVLSAEAVDRGTLRLSPEDVRRLGVEIDVVDADEDAAQGCELVMVLGGDGTFLRAAELARGADIPVLGVNLGRIGFLAEAEADAIDSVLEHVITRGYRVETRMTLDLAVTVGGEVIHRGWALNEASLEKGPRLGVLGAVVEVDGRPVSSFGCDGVLVSTPTGSTAYAFSAGGPVLWPDLEAILVVPSNAHALFARPMVTSPDARIAVEIERDGHDALVFCDGRREMPLPAGGRLEVTRSNTPIKWIRLDSAPFTDRLVRKFRLPVTGWRGK is encoded by the coding sequence ATGACCTCCGCACGTACCGTCCTGCTCGTCGTGCACACCGGCCGCGAGCGTGCCACCGAGGTCGCCCGGCACGTCGAAAAGGTGCTGGGCGACAACGATATCGCGCTGCGGGTGCTCTCGGCCGAGGCCGTCGACCGCGGCACCCTGCGGTTGTCGCCCGAGGATGTCCGGCGACTCGGAGTGGAGATCGACGTCGTCGACGCCGACGAGGACGCCGCCCAAGGCTGCGAGCTGGTGATGGTCCTCGGCGGCGACGGCACGTTTCTGCGCGCGGCCGAACTGGCCCGCGGCGCCGACATCCCGGTGCTGGGGGTCAACCTCGGCCGGATCGGCTTCCTGGCCGAGGCCGAGGCCGACGCCATCGATTCGGTGCTCGAACACGTCATCACCCGCGGCTACCGGGTCGAGACCCGGATGACGCTGGATCTGGCGGTGACCGTCGGCGGGGAGGTGATCCACCGCGGTTGGGCGTTGAACGAGGCGAGCCTGGAAAAGGGGCCGCGGCTCGGCGTGCTCGGCGCCGTCGTCGAGGTCGACGGACGGCCGGTGTCCTCGTTCGGCTGCGACGGTGTGCTGGTCTCGACCCCCACCGGTTCCACCGCCTACGCGTTCTCGGCGGGCGGACCGGTGCTGTGGCCGGACCTGGAGGCAATCCTGGTGGTGCCAAGCAACGCGCACGCGCTGTTCGCGCGTCCCATGGTGACGAGTCCGGACGCGCGGATCGCCGTCGAGATCGAGCGCGACGGACACGACGCCCTGGTGTTCTGCGACGGTCGGCGCGAGATGCCGCTGCCGGCCGGCGGACGGCTCGAGGTGACTCGGTCGAACACCCCGATCAAATGGATCCGGCTCGACAGCGCCCCGTTCACCGATCGGCTGGTGCGCAAGTTCCGGTTGCCGGTCACCGGCTGGCGCGGGAAGTAG
- the recN gene encoding DNA repair protein RecN, producing MLSEIRIESLGAIKAADAEFDRGLTVLTGETGTGKTMVVTGLHLLGGARADANRVRSGATRAVVEGRFSTADLGDGLTAQVEEILDASGADRDEDGSVIALRSVSRDGPSRAYLGGRSVPAKSLSTFTTQLLTLHGQNDQLRLMRTDEQRGALDRFADVAGPLRRYRALRTEWLQARRDLTERTDSARELAQEADRLSFALEEIDSIDPSPGEDVALVADIKRLSELDALREAAITARLALAGGDEADGAEQAASAAHLVAAAKAALESTDDAALQGLGHQLTDALTVVEDVAREVGGYLGELPSDASTLETKLARQGELRTLTRKYAPDVDGVLAWAAQARERLAQLDVSEEALAGLQQRVDEAAGRLAEVAAELTRVRTKAAKRLAKAVTAELAGLAMAQAEFTIDVTPMPAAADDSAPLRLSSGQTVHAGSAGIDAVEFGFTAHRGSTVLPLTKSASGGELSRVMLALEVVLAASVEGTTMVFDEVDAGVGGRAAVQIGRRLARLARTHQVIVVTHLPQVAAYADTHLVVDALARDGSSRVRRLDDDERVAELARMLAGLGESDTGRAHARELLDAAQQERVSAS from the coding sequence GTGCTCTCGGAAATCAGGATCGAGTCGCTGGGCGCCATCAAGGCCGCCGACGCGGAGTTCGACCGCGGCCTGACGGTGCTCACCGGTGAGACCGGCACCGGCAAGACCATGGTGGTGACCGGTTTGCATCTGCTCGGCGGAGCGCGCGCCGACGCCAACCGGGTGCGTTCCGGCGCGACGCGCGCGGTGGTCGAGGGGCGGTTCAGCACCGCCGACCTCGGCGACGGTTTGACCGCGCAGGTCGAGGAGATCCTCGATGCCTCCGGTGCCGACCGCGACGAGGACGGCAGCGTCATCGCACTGCGCTCGGTCAGCCGCGACGGACCGTCGCGCGCCTACCTCGGCGGGCGCAGCGTGCCGGCGAAATCGTTGAGTACCTTCACCACCCAGCTGCTGACCCTGCACGGGCAGAACGACCAGCTCCGGCTGATGCGCACCGACGAACAGCGCGGCGCTCTCGACCGATTCGCCGACGTCGCCGGACCGCTGCGGCGCTACCGCGCGCTGCGCACCGAATGGCTGCAGGCCCGCCGCGATCTGACCGAACGCACCGACAGCGCCCGCGAGTTGGCCCAGGAGGCCGACCGGCTGAGCTTCGCGTTGGAGGAGATCGACAGCATCGATCCCAGCCCGGGCGAGGACGTCGCACTGGTCGCGGACATCAAGCGGCTGTCCGAACTCGACGCCTTGCGGGAGGCCGCGATCACCGCGCGGCTGGCGCTGGCCGGCGGCGACGAGGCCGACGGCGCCGAGCAGGCGGCCTCGGCGGCGCACCTGGTGGCCGCGGCCAAGGCCGCGCTGGAAAGCACCGACGACGCGGCGCTGCAGGGGCTGGGCCACCAGCTGACCGACGCCCTGACCGTCGTCGAGGACGTCGCCCGCGAGGTCGGCGGGTATCTGGGTGAGCTGCCCAGCGATGCGAGCACGTTGGAGACCAAACTGGCGCGCCAGGGCGAGCTGCGGACGTTGACCCGCAAGTACGCCCCCGACGTGGACGGGGTGCTGGCCTGGGCCGCGCAGGCCCGGGAGCGGCTGGCCCAGCTCGACGTCTCCGAGGAGGCGCTGGCTGGTTTGCAGCAGCGGGTGGACGAGGCGGCGGGCCGGCTGGCCGAGGTGGCCGCCGAGTTGACCCGCGTCCGCACCAAGGCCGCCAAGCGGTTGGCCAAGGCCGTCACCGCCGAATTGGCGGGTTTGGCCATGGCCCAAGCCGAATTCACCATCGACGTGACCCCGATGCCCGCCGCGGCAGATGATTCGGCGCCGCTGCGGCTCAGCTCGGGGCAGACCGTGCACGCCGGGTCCGCCGGGATCGACGCGGTGGAGTTCGGCTTCACCGCCCACCGCGGCAGCACCGTGCTGCCGCTGACCAAGAGCGCCTCCGGCGGCGAACTCTCCCGCGTCATGCTGGCCCTGGAAGTGGTGCTGGCCGCCTCGGTCGAGGGCACGACGATGGTGTTCGACGAGGTCGACGCCGGGGTCGGCGGCCGGGCCGCGGTGCAGATCGGGCGCCGGCTGGCGCGGCTGGCCCGCACCCATCAGGTCATCGTGGTCACCCATCTGCCGCAGGTCGCGGCCTACGCCGACACCCACCTGGTGGTCGATGCGCTGGCGCGCGACGGGTCCAGCCGGGTGCGTCGCCTCGACGACGACGAGCGGGTGGCCGAGTTGGCGCGGATGCTGGCCGGGCTGGGGGAGTCCGACACCGGCCGGGCGCATGCGCGTGAACTCCTCGACGCCGCGCAGCAGGAACGCGTGTCGGCCTCGTAA